From the genome of Ziziphus jujuba cultivar Dongzao chromosome 4, ASM3175591v1:
CAACAGCTGCAATGTTCAGCTACCATATGATAATCAATGACACATGTTTCAtatcttacatatatataaaagcaaataTATCCCTTTTGTTTTCCCACTTATATTGTGttcagacatatatatatactgaatcCAATTTTGCAAGTTCAAACAGTATACCATTAAGATGTATCCTAGCTATTAGTATCATGACAGTAATTTAGTTTTTGTTACCGTTTGATTTTAGTATTGAAGTTACTATATATCATATTTGCTTTTAGCCAAAGTAATTTGTCACATCTTGGTTATCTCAAATGATAACACTAGCATTATTGAAATTGGGGATCAAATCTATGCACTTTAGTAACATGATGTTTAAATTCTTTTGAAATGAGTACTCCTTCAGATAGAAAATACTTGCAATTGAGAAccttaatttaaaaattccATTGAACTAAATGTAATTTTGGAATGAAATTGACATGACTGAGAATTATATCTCTTATCTCATAACTACCAAACTCTATACTGccataatttcatatatttaacTTTCTCAGTGAAAACGGATCAAAAGAGATGTAATAAATTCAGATATAACTAACTATACATTTAAAGTGATGGGATGCTGATGGTATGATATCAAGTAAATTAGTTTCTTCTATACTTTCGTTGTATTAATTtcatcttaaatttaaaaatacaaattaaatataatatatatattaaactaataAGAACTCAAAAACTTCTTAAAGTTACAGAAACAAGATACAATGATTAATTTAAAGCTAGCCAGTTATGGTGTGGTAAATGACAATGCATCGCtactaccaaaaaaaacaaaaaacaaaaaaaaaagacaattgcATAGTTGGGCATTCTCGTTTTTAGTGTGAAAATTGAAGGTGAATTGTTTATATTGACATAGAAGGATGAAAAGCATGCATGAGCATGATGGGATATAATGCGGTCGGCTATATTACAAACGGCAACAATGCAGGTGTTTCAATTCATTCACTTTCCCATCATTAACACACTAAATTATGACACCCTTCTCCTCATGTCTCATGCTTCATGCTTCATGCtcttcaccatcatcatcatctaaatTAATGCATATTACACATTGTTGAATTACCATCAATCATCCTTGGCCGCCTAATTTATTCCTCTTTATACCAACCACATTTTAAATGGGCATGCCAccttttcaatcaattatatgCCTAAcaatttcaatactttcattttattaagaaaaaaataaaaacaatttcgtTATGAAGAATTATATGGTAGGCTACATATAACGTATCCCTCTAAATTGGGTAACCTCACTTGAACTGTACCTTAGTGAACCTTTTGAACACAATCAAATGTTATTATTTCCTCATttgatttaaaaactaataaacgCACATAAAAATTGGTAGAGTTTCGTCCGTGGGCCTTGTCAACAAGAGTCTATGACCCAGAGGTTGTATAGATGCCCAAGTGTGGTCTATGGGCTATGAGCTGACCAAGCCCATAGGCTTAAGAAAGCAATACCCCTTGGGACACACCGTGCACCCGAGaaacaaaagtaaaagaagAGGTGGAAAAAGAATATGTGCGTACAAACAACCCTACACCTGTCAATGTCATTtggttttatcaatttttttttgaaatggaCAAAATCCAAACGAAGACGATACTACTCTTGTGAGTCCGTGACCAGTGTCAAAATGTGATGCACCTACTGTTTCTTCTTCCTTATCATCAACTAACGATgcttaaccccaaaaaaaaaaaaataaaaaaaaataaaaaaaaaaatcataatctacaaatgcttttgtttttaattaactattcacattttattcatttaaaaaaaaatagaaaacgcATTAAGCCCACAAATTGATACCATTTAAAAGAAACTTTacccccaaaaaagaaaaaaaaatccattttaaagaaaagaaaaaactcttAATCTGAATTCtgaaaataatttcataatatAAAGACGGAagttccttttatctaatagtTAATATAACATCGAtccatatatatggtttttttaaggtgtaaatatttgtatatttttatcgtataaatatttaaaaaacaacaaattttaaaaaatataatattataatataaaaataataattttccaaaaagcatatttttttcggacgataatttttaaaaaatatcaatattatgatataaaaataaagatttttaaatcattatctCTTCCGAACGttcccatttaaaaaaaatacggATATCAATTCATGCAACaccatagaatatatatatatatatatatataatggagaGCATTATGCATGCATGCATACACACATGCTCCACCACCACACATctcatcatatatataagtattttttgGTCGAAACACATCTCAtcacatatacaaatatatatatataaacacatacaaacataacataagcatatatatctatatatatatacatggcaCACATGCATAGGATATTAATATTACGATGTGCAGTCATCCCGTGACAGCTGACTGAGTTTTGTTTTGTAGTGAAGAATGGTGATAGATGGTGCTCGGAATTATATAGAAGTCAGAAGGAATAGCATTGGGTCAGTGCAATGCACGTGATAAAGAGTGCAGTGTGCTTTGTGCAACAGGTAAGCATTATGCACCGTCCCTATCACTCTTTTACATTTTTGGGTACACTGTCCTGGCCACTGACACGTCCCAGTCTCTACACTCCTCTGCCCACTACTACGTGTCCTCCCCCACCTCTCTTGCACCTCTCTATATAAGCAACCCCCTCAAACCCATACTTGCTTaccattattaatattattattgtttgtatatttaattggtaattATTTGCTTTCATAATTTGGTATCATATCATGGAGATGAGGAAGTGCTTTGGGTTGTTGTTCTTGCTTTTCATCATCTTGGCTTCTCGTAAGTCCTACTAATCTGCTCTAGTTTAGATCTCttcttgtgtgtgtgtgtgtgtgtgtgtgtgtgtgatatagATTGAGATTGAGATTGAGATTGAGATTGAGATTAATGTTGTTAATGAATGTGATATAAATGATATGCAGAAGAGATGGTGGTGCCAAGTGAAGGAAGGGTATGTCAATCGCAGAGCCACGGGTACAAAGGACCATGCCTCAGAGACCATAACTGTGCCCTTGTTTGCAGGAACGAGGGTTTCTCCGGTGGCAAATGCAGGGGTTTCCGTCGTCGTTGTTTCTGTACCAAGCTTTGCTAAATGCTAATGATAAATTGTGTGTTAATTAATATCCAAGAAATAATTGATCTCTGTGATGCTTGAGGTATGTTTGGTGTGGTGGTTAGCTCTTTGTTTGTTGATTAGATTTTAGAGTGCTTATTGTGTACGTACGTACGTCTTCATCCTTTGTTGCCATCATCATTAATATGGTGTTATAATTTTTCCCAATCAATTAATGTTAATCTGCTTTTATTCGATCTTGTgttttggaataaaaaaattggtcCATTCCAATGATGGATCTAGTCTTggaatgcatatatacatatatatatagctttaaTTAGCTTCAAGATAAACACTAACGCTATGGCATGTGTATGCCCCTGTTAACAAgaa
Proteins encoded in this window:
- the LOC107415774 gene encoding defensin-like protein 1, encoding MEMRKCFGLLFLLFIILASQEMVVPSEGRVCQSQSHGYKGPCLRDHNCALVCRNEGFSGGKCRGFRRRCFCTKLC